The genome window TCAGTGTTAAGCCACCTATACGTACAGAATATTACTGTCTGATTCTTTTGTCTTTTACGGGtaaaagaagcaaaagaaaatattaaagatgTACTAAAATTTTTCTAGTTAAGCAATGAACTGGATATTTATATTGAATGCGATAACTTACATGAGAGACACACACTCTTGTTACTACGGGATAACAAGTTCAACATGatgaaaaggaataaaaaaaatccaaaaccaaACACTTGGTAATTTTTATGttacaagaaacaaaaaatgttcCTCAACTTAGGGATAAACCTCAATGAGACACCTCATGCCCAAGACTGGATAGACTTTATAGCTACTAAATCCAGCATCTGAAAACAATTTTGACCATTCCTTCTCAGTTCTTTCTTTGGCAGGGCCGAGCATAACCAACATCTGCATGTCCATGCTAAATTCTGTTTCAAATGATGTCTTATCTTGTATCTGGCTTCCCATTACACCGTCTATAATGATCACCTTCCCCCCATTGTCTTTCTCGGGAATGGCCTTTTTGCAGTTCTTGAGAATTTTCAAACAGTCCTCATCACTCCAGTCATGAAGGATCCGCTGTTTAATTACCGATATAATCACAAATTACTATGAGAGATTCGATATAAGTTTCAAATCGTGCAAATCGATTCCAAataagaggggaaaaaaaaagaaaacttaataagaaaatcataaattttttcttctattaaaaaaaattcagaaattcaGTGGCACGATGGCTTTAGTTACCTTCAGCAAGATTGCATTGGCACGGGGTACACTTTGAAACATATCGCCAGCTAAAAATTCCAAGTTCTCAGCTCCTTCTTGATTAGCAACGACGTGTGGGAGATCATACACAGTACATTTTATGTTAGGAAAGTTTTGGGCAATGGCCCTATCAACTTTGCCTGTGCCACCCCCAACATCAGCCAAAGTTGTCAAGCCTTCAAACACAAACTTGCATTTGGTCATCAGCACTTCTACAGACAGCTGATTATCACTAGCCATGGCCTCATTAAACATTTTTCCAAATCGAACTTCTTGAGCGTTGTAATGCCAGAAATTATTCCCATAGGCAGTATCAAATGGAGAGGGATCATCATTCTGGAACCACttggtcaagaaattccagGGCTTCAACATGGCAGGATCACAGGATAGAAAAATGTGTGCCCGTACATTGAATGGCTCATCTTTCAAAAGAAGCCGGCCTGCAGAGGTGAGTGCATAGCCTTGAGGGTTTTCAACAAAGAATCCAGAGTTAGCCAAGAATCGCATTAAGCGAAAAATGTGGGCAGATTTAGAAGGGTGGATTGGGAGGACAGAAATCAGGTCAGAAAGTGTGATGGGCTTCCCATGATTCCTGATCACATCTGGGATTCCCAATTCAACTGCACATTTTAGACATGCAGATTTCTTGAAGTGGAACATTGCATTCCACACATGAGTTTGAGCTTCAATAAGCTCACCTAAATTCTCAACTTTTTCCATCTTTTGTTCAAATTCAATGGCATTAATTCAGTTGCCTGATTAAACAACAAATGGTCAAGCAGGACAGCATTTATATGCTAGTAAATTATGGGTAGCAGTGCATATCTGCTCCTAAATTATGGCGGTAGATGCCTCCTGCGCCTCCTATGAGGCTATATTTGATTGGTTTCCACGATTTCAAAGTATCTAAATGGGTTTGGCAGATCTAGAGGTGTCAAACCTCACCAAACCAAATAAATACTCCCAAGTAATTCGATTAAAATATCTAATTGCTGACGCAATTGCAATTATTAATTAGTATCTGAGAAAATTCAATACGAATGAACCACGAGCAAGACTGAGAGTAAATTGAAGCAGCCACCATTGATGGTGACATGAAAGTTGAAACAAATGGTTATGGGGGCTTGACTAGCTTTTCGAGGATCGACCGGGTAGCATTTGGTTTGCCGTATTCTTGATGGCAGACCTCTTCCATGTTACAAGCATTTACAGAAAAGGTAATCCAACAAAATGTTATCATCTTCCTTGTTCACTACAATGGTGGTCCCGAaattttttttcagaaaatctCAAATTAGTGTCGGGATGCTTTTTAATTTTGAATGGGCTCGCAAAAGGTCGATTCTCTAATTTTGACTCGTCAAGGAAATTTTGTTTAATATGGCCTCTCACATAAAATAGTAGAAGTCTAAAGCCTATATGCTGTATGCAAAAGATGATATTGTATTACTCAAGTAATTTTTTGTTGTGAATAgggtggcaatggggcgggggtgGGGCGGGGGATCCTTCCTccatcccccgccccattgcctATTAATTAATGACCCCCGTCCCCCGTCCCGTCCCGCCTCGCATCTCCTGAGAGCACCTGCggtgttaaaaaaattattatataatttattataattaaatttgaccaaataatcaagtactaaaatatcaacacataaccaaattattattcattgtaacttCGCAAttgaaacatataaaaataattaaacaaaagatatttgaatacaatctaatatgataaaaaaaactaaaataattaagttttcacttttgatacaaatataatcactaaattattattgtatttttttagaaaaaagtgttattgtattaagtgtagttaggaatttaatataaatgtattaataaatttaatataaataattaataattttttttaataaatatatataattagtagcataattgataatatcattatatatattattatgtacatacatatatatatatatatatatatatatatatatatatatatatatttgtttcaaACGGGTGGAAAAAATTTCACCCCCCGCCCCtgcccccacccccaccccaaCCCCAATAGTCCCCCGTGGGGCGGGTGACTGGcccattgccacccctagtcaTGATCACTAGATGATATAGGGATAACATTAAAAACAACTTCTAGAAttctaaacaaaaagaaaaaatttagaATTCTAACAGGCGGTTTGAAAGATTCAACTCTATAGGGCTGGATTAATACAATCTAGTAGTTAGAACACAAAATGAGATAGGATTTGCCTAATGAAGTGCTAAGATACTGATTTGTGGCAGATAGCTTTGGGCTGGGgattgtatttggaatgcttTCCAAGTTGATTTTATATGTATCTCTTGTGTATAGCATAGGTGTTCTTATGTGTACTTGAGGGCTTTTTCTattgaaaaaatgttattgCAAATATTAGCATAAGTTTTACAGTTTGGGgtaaaaataaattattgatTAATTTGGGCCCAATTGCATTATTgcattaaatttgaatttttttagttGGGCAAATAGGCATGCAGATTTTGCAATCTGGGTGGAGACACTGACAAGTGCCTTTTGGCATAGTTATTAAAACCAACTCGGGCATCAACCTTCGGATTGGCGGGTCAGTGATTTAACCGACGGGTCACCctatataatagaaaaatatataatataattaaataaacatataaattataatataagtacaaaaattcttaaatgtTAATAAGTCATAACATATTAATATTTCATAGTTTATACACACAAGCTCTATCCATACGTGTTCTTTAGTTCATGAATTCATGTTGATATTATACACAAATATAAATGATAAATCTAAGTgtcaaagaaagaaataaatccTAATTCCCAAatcctttttcaatttttcacatCTAATTATCAAAAAGGCGACAATGCCATTGTTTGGGTTGCtggtcaaattaaaaaaaatacaatttcagataaattttcaaaactcGCTCGATTCATCAAAAACTGCTAGATTTAATGGGTCACAGGTTCGACCATCGGGCTCAGACAGTTTAGAACGAATCATCTGCAACTCTGATCCAATTGCTAAATCGGCCCGATTCCATGACCAGTCTATCAATTTGACCGATTCAACACTGGGTCGGGTTgaatttaataactatggttttAGACAAGAAAGTGTGGCATGGATCTTCAGAATTAATTCATTTACAGAAAGagctctctttttctttatttctgttttttttttcacagcTGCACTGGTCACCCTTTTTGAGTGGCACCCTGTTTTATTCATCTTCAGTTTTCATGTACAATACGCGAAGTGGAACTGAGTACAGCCGAAATGTAAGCACATTTGACGGTTAGCAACAAGGAATAAATATCACGAGCAAGCCATGAGTTTCAATTTTGGTTATTTATATCTATCTATGAAATAAAAACTGAATTTAGAAATCTTCAACTTTGGCCCGTGAATTTAGAAAACTACAACATCATCAAGTCTCCAGGTGTTAAaagcaaaatatataaatatagtGAGAGTAATCCAACTAGAAGCgattgtccatctctttttaaAGTAAATATTCACCTTGAATATATGTTAAGAGTTTGACATGAGCTCCTACACGTGATATTTTCATATTGGATGAAGGGAAGCTGCAAAACAGGTTAGGTGATACTAGTGCGAGTGATGTTTGCTTGAGCTCTAAAAGCTTTCCTTTGAAGAAAATTAAGAGGttgtttgaattgcattttgaGGAAGAGATTTTGGGAAAGGAATTACTGTTATACTTTTTGGATGTaattttcatgaaataaaacgCAATTTTGAACATCAACGGTGGCAATTTTAAAATtactgttatatttttttttatcaccgTCCTACATTTTCAATCAGTACAATCTTGAACATCAACATATTTGGTTGCACCTACAACTTTGGGTATTTGTCCAGCTACACTATTGATTTTTCCCCCCTTCCAATTACTGAATTGATTgggttgtgtaaaaagttttgTTTATGTGCTATTTCTTTgcttatttgaaaaaaaaaaagtgaaaggaaaaagTAACAAAAAGGTCAAATATGGCGTAATTTCATTATTGAGTTGTGTAAAAGCTTTTTCATTTTGACAATTGAACATACATATAGAATTTATGATACCTTACTCTTGAAATTCTGGCCTCATCGTGTGAAGGTGAAAAGAAATTACTGCATAGTTATACTTTGATAAGTTGTATAAAacaatcaaaaaagaaaaaagaataaggTTTTGATGAGGAAAATTCAGAAATTGAAGTCGTACGATTAGAGTTGAAAGATGAACTAATCTATTCGATACTTGAACTGAGTTTAAGAGCTCGTTCGAGATTAATTTGCCAACTAATCAAACCAAACTTGAATAGCAGTTTACATTCGATAGCATTCAAGTTGGGTCTCAATGCCCCAAATGTTGGGTCTCAGTTTTGGGCTAAGTTATCTGCCCTGCAGTCTGTCTCTTGATTCCTCAAATTCTTTCCCTGGGACGGGCcatgaaaagaaataaatactcAAGATCGTCCTAGGAGCTGTTGTGCATGTAACTTACATGTCCGCCTGACAGAATTGCCTTGCAGAAAATTCTTGCACCGCTATTTTCACCTCccaaaagaaaatattgatttattaaaaatgaaaagaaaatgccACAAAAGATTACAATCGTAAAAGAAGGAAAGATAAACATGTTGGCTTCATACACATGTCTAACAAAAATAGTCCAAAAAAACTATCCACTACTCCTAATAATAAACCTCGATAAGGGATCTCAAGCCCGGTACTGGAGTTATCTTATAATCATTGAACCCTGCCTCAGAAAAGAGTTTTGCCCACTCTCTCTCAGTTCTTTCTTTCCCTGTGACAAGGACCATCATCAGCATATCAACGAAAAGTTGAGTTTAAATTGCCTCATCATCATCAGCTCCTTTTTGCTGGTCACTCAGTACCATGTCTATGATTATCACCTTCCCTCCACTTTCCTTGCTAGGAATTGCTTCTTTGCATTTCCCAAGTATTTGTATACATTCCTCATCATTCCAATCGTGCAATATCCACTGTTTAAATTAACATTCATATCACAAAGAATTCAAATCAGTCAGGAACACATGTTAAAGTTATTAaagaaaattgaatttgatAAGAGGTGTTAGGACCGGGCCAGGaaatagacaaactcaagttagAACAAagtaggcggtataaccgaccatataatagataggcggtagataccggccatataataattaggcagTAAAATcgaccatataaagacggataacaaagcaaataaaagacacagaagatttacgtggttcggtcaaattgacctacgtccacgggcaaaggaggagcaatatttctactatgaaaaagaaatacaaaagccgtaggaaagtggttcctaggccaaaAGGCACTTATAAAAGATTTAGGAAATATTCCTAAACACAATacaagagagcctaaaatatttgactaaatgggctagatgactcaagaagctaatagcccatataactcttTTGAGTGGTGCAAATTAAAATCTTCAGAGGACCCTTCCTTTTATAGGCCTCGAGTAGCCGACTTCTTCTTGGCTTTGTGCGATGTGGGATGAAAAACTTATGCCACAGTCAAACATTGCGGCTGTGAAaaaatcaacaaatctccaccttggcataatttGGAATCCCACCATTGACAATAGTAAAACTGCTCCACCTTCTCCGCATAAGCCCCAATGGGCTTAAATCACAAACGAACACCAATCAAGTCCAAACACTGTTTGAACTTGTAAACTGGAAGAGGTTTCGTAAACATATCGGCTGGATTGTCCTTAGtattgattttctgaataagGAATTTTCCCTCAGCAATGATATCCCGAATGAAGTGATACTTCACATCAATGTGTTTCGTCCTTTCATGATACATCTAATCtttagtcaagtgtatggcactttgactatcacagtgaatatcagtaacaccttgatatagacttagctcgctaaataaactcttcaaccacaaggcttctttgattgcctcggtcacagccatatattctgcttctgtagtagacaaagttacgacaggttgtagagtagctttccaactaacagcaCAACCGCCAATGCAAAATACATAGCCTGAAAGTGATTTTCTCCTGTCAAAATCTCCAGCGTAGTCTGagtctacaaaaccaaccaaagtattattatttcttccaaactccaaacatgTATTTGAAGTAActcgcaagtatctgagaatccacttcacagcctgccaatgtgttttaccagggcaagacatatatctgctaacaacactgactgcttgtgcaatatttggacgagtacaaaccattgcatacataatacTGCCGACTGCACTGGAATAAGGAACCCGTGCCATATAATCTTTCTCTTCATCTGATTTTGGTGATTGAGCAGCAGATAGCCGAAAATGGCTAGCAAGAGGAATAGATACTGAtttagcatctttcatgccaaaacgctccaagactttctcaaggtaatttttctgggtcaaaaataactttcctactcctcgatctcgattgatatccatgccaagaattttcttagctgctcccaaatctttcatttcaaatttactatttaactgcagtttcaaggtgtgaatttctgacaaattcttggcagcaatgagcatgtcatcaacatataacaataagtaaatgaaagaaccatcatttaacttccggaagtaaacacaactatcatacatgctcctcaaataaccatgacccaacataaaggaatcaaacctcttataccactgtcttggaaaactgtttcaatccatataaggatttctttaataagcaaacatggtcttccttaccttcaatttcaaaaccctggggttgtctcatataaatttgttcttcaagttcgccATGTAAGAAAGCTGTCTTAACGTCGAGCTGTTCTAACTCCAAATTATACATGGCAactaaagcaagcaaaacacgaaTAGAGCTATGTTTAACAACATGTGAGAatatatcattaaaatcaacaccttgtacCTGACTATAGCCCTTTGCAACCAATCGTGCTTTATATCTTGCATTTTCAACCCCTGGAataccttcctttttcttgaagacccacttgcaaccaacaattttcttaactgacggcggctttacaagaacccaagtttcattctgatgaagagattcaatttcttcattcatcgcaatcaaccactttgcagaatcatcacaagaaactgcttctgaataggtggaaggctcaccagctgcatcagtttcttctgcaacagacaaagcatatgcaactaaatttgcatatctttgtggtggtcgaatgtCTCTCCTTTGTCTATCTCTGGTTATGGAATACTCCTCTTCTTCTGAACTATCTTCAATAGTAGATTCAAGTGCATCTACTGGCACTTGCTGAATAGAAGATTTGGATTGAGAAGAACCAGAACTGCCAATATCAAGCTCCACCTGCTTCTGTGTACTATCAGTAGTACAAGGATTAGAAGACTCcttcttggaagataacatagacaa of Coffea arabica cultivar ET-39 chromosome 5c, Coffea Arabica ET-39 HiFi, whole genome shotgun sequence contains these proteins:
- the LOC113688928 gene encoding trans-resveratrol di-O-methyltransferase-like, with the protein product MEKVENLGELIEAQTHVWNAMFHFKKSACLKCAVELGIPDVIRNHGKPITLSDLISVLPIHPSKSAHIFRLMRFLANSGFFVENPQGYALTSAGRLLLKDEPFNVRAHIFLSCDPAMLKPWNFLTKWFQNDDPSPFDTAYGNNFWHYNAQEVRFGKMFNEAMASDNQLSVEVLMTKCKFVFEGLTTLADVGGGTGKVDRAIAQNFPNIKCTVYDLPHVVANQEGAENLEFLAGDMFQSVPRANAILLKRILHDWSDEDCLKILKNCKKAIPEKDNGGKVIIIDGVMGSQIQDKTSFETEFSMDMQMLVMLGPAKERTEKEWSKLFSDAGFSSYKVYPVLGMRCLIEVYP